The genomic DNA CTGGTCATCTCGCTGATGTATTACATGATGCCGCGGGTTCTGGGCACGGAAACACTGCTTTGGGCGCGCGGTGCGCAATGGAGCTACTGGCTGCTGATCGCCGCTGCCGTATTGCTGATCATTTCGCGCCCGGATTTCACCTGGACGTTCTATCCGCCGATGTCGCTGCGGGTCGGGGGCAATCTGGTCTGGATGGGATACATCGCCATTCTGCTGGTTGCCATTTCGGAATTCCTTGCAGGCGCCGTGTTGCTGCGCAACGGACTGGCCGCAAAGGGGCGCTGGAAGAAAATGCCGCTGATGGGCTGGGCCGCACTCTCCGAAGGGCTGCTTCTGACTATCTCGACACCGGTTCTGGGATTGGTGGCGGTCTATCTGTTCACCGACTGGATGCAGTATACCGCGATGTTTGATCCGGCCCGGGGCGGTAATATCATGAGCTTCATGTTCCTGTTCTGGTTCTATGGTCACCCCGCAGTCTACCTGCCTCTGGTGCCAGCCATTGCGCTGCTTTACACACTGTTGCCGCGCATGCTGGGCCGCCCGATGTGGAGCTACTGGTCAGCTGTCGTTGCGTTTTTGCTGCTGACGCTGTTGTCCTTCGTGGTTTTTCCGCATCATTTTCAGCCGGCCGCAACCGTAACCACAATGATCGGGCGCACCACGCAGATTCTGACGTTGCTGATCTTCATTCCCTCAACGCTGCATGTGTTCAACTGGATTGCGACATTGTGGTCTGCACCCATCGCTGCCTCGGCCAAACGGTCAGTGCCGTTCAAATTCATGATCGCCTCGATCATATTTCTGATTATCGGCGGCGTAACCGGTTATGTGAATGCCCAGGTCGCGGTTGACAGCGACTTTATTCACAACACTTATTGGGTCCCCGCCCACTTCCACGCGATGTTTGTGGGATTCGTTGCCAATATGGCGATGGCCGGCATGTATTTTCTGTATCCCTATTTTACCGGACGCATGTTCAGCCAGGGGATGGCCAATACCCATTTCTGGATGTGGCAAATCGGCATTTTTACCAAAGTCATGATGATGTATGTGCTGGGCTATGCCTATTTCCCGCGCTGGGTTGTCGATTATCTCGATCTGCCGCAGTGGTCGATGCCGCAAATGATGCTGACCGGCGGCGCCTATCTGATCGGCCTTGGCTTTATCGTCTTTGTTTTCAACATCATCTGGAGTGCAAAGCGCGGCAGGATTGTGACAGGCGACGCCTGGCCTGTCATCCACGAAACCCCGACCGGTCCGGCTGTTGCAGCCCCCGCTGAATAAGGAAAAACGATATGATTATGCGATTGTTTCTCGGGGTTGGCCTCGTTCTGCTTGGGGTAACCAGCTATTTCGTGGTGGTGGTGCCACCGCCAAATGTTCAACTCGTGCCGAAAATTTCTGCTGTGACCGTGTTGCAGGGTGAAGGGATACTGCCAACCGGCGATATTGCCGAAAATGAAGAAATCGAGCATGGCATTTTTGAAGTTCCCCCACAGGACGAAGTCATGCTCGAAAGCGCCACGGCCGATATGGACATGAGTGGCATGGATATGGGCGGAAGCACGATGACAATGCCGGATGGCACCGTCATGAAGGACAGCGACATGCCTGCAGCTGGTGACACCGCCATGGATATGAACAACGGCGAGGGCACGATGACGATGCCGGATGGCACGGTCATGAAGAACAGCGACATGCCTGCAGCTGGTGACACAGCGATGGATATGAGCAACGGCGAGGGCACGATGACGATGCCGGATGGCACGGTCATGAAGAACAGCGACATGCCTGCAGCTGGTGACACAGCGATGGATATGAGCAACGGCGAGGGCACGATGAAGATGCCGGATGGCACCGTCATGAAGGACAGCGACATGCCCGCAGCTGGTGACACAGCGATGGATATGAGTAACGGCGGAAGCACGATGACTATGCCGGATGGCACCGTCATGAAGAACAGCGACATGCCCGCAGCTGGTGACACAGCGATGGATATGAGTAACGGCGGAAGCACGATGACTATGCCCGATGGCACCGTCATGAAGGACAGCGACATGCCCGCAGCTGGTGACACAGCGATGGATATGAGCAACAGCGAGGGCACGATGACGATGCCGGATGGCACCGTCATGAAGAACAGCGACATGCCTGCAGCTGGTGACACAGCGATGGACATGAACAAGGGCGACGAGACCATGACGGCGGCGGACGATACCGCAATGGACATGGATGGCATGGATATGGGTGAAACGGCCATGGCGGAGGGCGGACTTGCCTTCAGCGATGACGGCGGCTTTGACCGGGAAATCACTTTGGCGATGTCTGAATGGACTTTTTCCGATCTCAACCTTGAGGTGGCAAAGGGTGAACGAATTCGGTTCACCGTGCGCAATGACGGCCAGATCCTGCATGAGTTCATGTTCATGACAATGCCTGCCATGGCAGCCGTAAACTACCGCGCCAAGCGGGCTGACTGGAATCTGCTCGAGCATGAAGCCCTGTTCGAAAAGTCTTTGCTGCTGCCTGGCGGTGAGATTTCGTTTGTGGTCGAGGTACAACAAACCGGCAATTGGATGTTCATGTGCATGCTGCCTTATCACATGCAGATGGGCATGATGGGGCAGATGGCGACGCCCGGCATGGCTATGAGCATGTAAGTCGGGTCACCAGGAACCGGCGGCGGCGCATAATTCGCAACGCGCCGCCGCTGATTTTTGACTTGAGAACATTTGTGACTGCCGAGCCCTTCTGAACAATGCCGGCACCCATCAACCCGGTTATCTTCCCGTCAATGGCCGCGCCGCTTCCTCTCCGGCGCTCATTTCTGTGTGTCATCTACATACTTGTCAATACCATTGACATTTGAAGAATTTAACAGAAACTTCTGCCCGAAGTGAGTGTTGATGGCTCACCATATGGTCAGGGGAGTCCTTCATGAGTCAAAATTCCGGTTATCTGGCGCTCAGCGTCGATTCACTTGGCGCGCGGCTGAGCAATATCGATGCGATCACCAGACGGATCGGCGCGGATCCGGCGGAATGGTCCATCAAAGAGGTCGGTGACGGCAATCTGAATCTGGTGTTTGTTGTCGAAAGCCAGCGTGAGACCATCATCGTCAAACAGGCGTTGCCCTATGTCAGGCTGGTTGGGGATAGCTGGCCCTTGCCGCTGTCCCGTGCATATTTCGAACATGAAGCTCTGACCCGGCAAAGTCAGCGTGATCCGGGAACAGTACCGCAGATTTATTATTTCGATCGCGATCAGGCGCTGATCGTCATGGAGTATCTGCAGCCCCACACCATTCTGCGTGAGAAATTCATCCGCGGCGAAAAAGTCGCCGGTCTTGGCGAAACCATGGGCCGGTATTGCGCCCGGACTGCCTTCAGGGGCTCGGAGCTGTCGATGAAAAGCAGCGACAAGAAAGCCGATGTGGCCATATTTGCCGGAAATGTCGAGGTCCCGGCCATCACCGAAGCTCTGATTTTTACAGATCCCTATTACGATGCCGAGATGAATCATCACACTGCTGGTCTTGATCCGGTTGTCGGCAAATTGCGCGCAGATGCCGAGCTCAAGCGCTGCGTCCAGGCGATGCTGATGCGTTTTGCCTCCAATACCGAGACCCTGCTGCATGGCGATCTGCATTCCGGCTCGATCATGTCGACGGATCGGGAAAGCCGGATGATTGACCCGGAATTTGCCCAATACGGCCCGATGGGCTTTGATATCGGCATGCTGACGGCCAATTATCTGATGGCTTATTTCAGCCAGCCCGGCCACCGCCAGGTGGCAGAACTGGAGAGCTATCAGGACTGGATTCTGTCGATTATTTCCCAGACTTTCGCGGCGTTCACCACCGAGTTCGGGCAGCTTTGGAAAACCGAGCGGACCGGTATGCTTTATCCAGCCTGTCTGTTTGAGGATCAGGGCCATTCCTCAGAACCGGCTTGCGAGGCTGTGCTGGCCGACATCTGGCGCGACGCGTTGAGTTTTTGCGGCATTGAGATGCACCGCCGTGTGCTGTCACTGGCGCATAACGCCGATTTTGAACGGATCGGGGACACAGCTGTTCGGGCGCAGCTGGAAGCGCGCAATCTGATGATGGGAGCCGAGTTGATCCTGCAACCCGGCGGAGTTCCGGATACAGCAGCGCTGGTCGCTCTGGCACGGACATACGATAAGGAGACGTTCTTGTGAACATAGATGGAACCCATTACCGGTCCTTGTGGTGGAACCACGAAAAAGCCGTGCTGGAAATTATTGATCAGCGCTGGTTGCCGCATGATTTCCGCATTCAGGCGGTTGCCACACTGCAAGACTTTGCTGCCGCAATTGTACAAATGCGCGTCCGGGGCGCGCCGCTGATCGGGGCAACGGCGGCCTATGGCATGGCGCTTGCCATGCGGCTTGACGCTTCGGACAGCCACATGGACGCGGCCTGGGATGCCCTCAACAGGACACGGCCGACTGCGATCAACCTGCGCTGGGCTCTCAACCGGTGCCGCAATGCGTTGCGTCCTCTGCCTGAAGCGGACCGCGTTGATGCTGCGCTGAAACTGGCGCACGAGATTGCCGATGAGGATGTCGGCATCAACCGCAGTATCGGGAAAAACGGCCTTGCGCTGATCCGCCAGATTGCGGCGCGCAAACCGGCGGGCGAGCCGGTGCGTCTGCTGACCCATTGCAATGCCGGCTGGCTCGCAACCGTCGATTGGGGAACCGCGACCAGTCCCATGTATGAGGCCCATGATGCCGGCATTCCGATCCATGTCTGGGTCGATGAAACGCGGCCCCGCAACCAGGGTGCATTGACAGCCTGGGAATTGGGCAGCCATGGCGTCCCGCACACCTATATTGTCGACAATGCCGGCGGCCACCTGATGCAGCATGGCATGGTCGATATGGTCATTGTCGGCACCGACCGCACGACGCGGCGCGGCGATGTCTGCAACAAGATCGGAACCTATCTGAAGGCGCTGGCGGCCCGTGACAATGGCGTGCCGTTCTATGTGGCACTGCCGTCACCGACCATCGACTGGACGGTTGATGATGGCGTCGCCGGAATCCCGATCGAAGAACGCGACCCGATGGAGGTCAGCCATGTGCAGGGCGCTCTGGCAGATGGCACAATCGGACATGCACAGGTCTCGCCGAACGGCAGCCCCTGCGGAAATCCGGCTTTTGACGTTACGCCCAACCGGCTGGTGACAGGTCTGATCACCGAACGCGGCGTGTGCGAGGCAACGCCGGAGGCGCTTGCGGCGATGTTCCCTGACCTCAGCAAAATAGAGAAGATCGCTTGACGAGCCAGTTCAGCATATCTGTGGAGGACGCACCTGAGATCAGATCCCGGGGCGCAGCCGAATTACGCGCCGGGCGTCAGGAAGAGGCCATTCTGGATGCAACATGGTGTTACTATCATGAAGGCCTTAACCAGAACCAGATTGCAGACAAGCTCGGGCTGTCGCGGGCATCTGTGGTGAATTATCTCGCCGAAGCGCGCCGCCGCGATTATGTCCGCATCAGTCTTGACCCGGATATTTTTCGCAGCCACCAGCAGGCCAGGGCGCTCGTTAATAAATTCGGACTGAAAGATGCCAGCGTCGTGCCGGCAGCAGGCCAGCGCACTATCGAGCGTGTGGCCCGGATGACAGCGGACTGGCTGCCGCGCCTGCTGCAGCCCGGCGACCGGCTGGGTGTGGCCTGGGGGGAAACCATTTTTCGCGTCTGCGAAGCTGCCGCGCCGCAGGTTCTCGAAGATCTGACGGTGGTGCAGCTTGTCGGCTCGCGCCCGGCAGCAATGGGATTTGCCGCGGAGACCTGTTCGGCAACTCTGGCGCAGCGTTTTGGTGCCCATTGCATAAATCTGCATGTGCCGCTGCTGGTGTCGGACGCTGATTTAGCCGCGCGGCTCAGATCGGAGCCAGTCATTGCAGAGCAATTACAGGCGGTTGCTGCCTGCAACAAGGTGCTGTTTGCCTGCGGCACCTGCAATGCGGACAGTCATATTGTCCAGACCGGAATTTTGAGCGCTGCCGCGCTTCAGACCTATGTCGCGAAAGGCGCGGCTGGTGTGATCTGCGGACGTTTGATCGACAGCAACGGCAGACATATGCCAACGGAAAATGAGGATCGGATGCTGGGTGTGTCCCTTGAACAGATGCAAGGCAAGGATATGGCGTTGCTTGCCAGCGCCGGCATCGACCGCGTACACGCTGTGCTGGCTGCATTGCAGGGTGGTTTTGTCACCCATCTGGCGATCTGCAGCGATACGGCCCGCCATCTTCTGGAGGCAGACGCATGATATCTCATCAGTCCGATACGAAGGCGTTGCGCCAGTCCATTATCGATGCCTGTCTGTCGATGAACCAGCTTGGGCTCAATCAGGGAACATCGGGTAATATTTCGGCACGCTGCGGTGAGCGCATGCTGATTACGCCTTCCGGCATTGCTTACGAGACACTGACCCCGGAGATGCTGCTGTCGC from Pararhizobium sp. IMCC3301 includes the following:
- a CDS encoding multicopper oxidase domain-containing protein — encoded protein: MIMRLFLGVGLVLLGVTSYFVVVVPPPNVQLVPKISAVTVLQGEGILPTGDIAENEEIEHGIFEVPPQDEVMLESATADMDMSGMDMGGSTMTMPDGTVMKDSDMPAAGDTAMDMNNGEGTMTMPDGTVMKNSDMPAAGDTAMDMSNGEGTMTMPDGTVMKNSDMPAAGDTAMDMSNGEGTMKMPDGTVMKDSDMPAAGDTAMDMSNGGSTMTMPDGTVMKNSDMPAAGDTAMDMSNGGSTMTMPDGTVMKDSDMPAAGDTAMDMSNSEGTMTMPDGTVMKNSDMPAAGDTAMDMNKGDETMTAADDTAMDMDGMDMGETAMAEGGLAFSDDGGFDREITLAMSEWTFSDLNLEVAKGERIRFTVRNDGQILHEFMFMTMPAMAAVNYRAKRADWNLLEHEALFEKSLLLPGGEISFVVEVQQTGNWMFMCMLPYHMQMGMMGQMATPGMAMSM
- the mtnA gene encoding S-methyl-5-thioribose-1-phosphate isomerase is translated as MNIDGTHYRSLWWNHEKAVLEIIDQRWLPHDFRIQAVATLQDFAAAIVQMRVRGAPLIGATAAYGMALAMRLDASDSHMDAAWDALNRTRPTAINLRWALNRCRNALRPLPEADRVDAALKLAHEIADEDVGINRSIGKNGLALIRQIAARKPAGEPVRLLTHCNAGWLATVDWGTATSPMYEAHDAGIPIHVWVDETRPRNQGALTAWELGSHGVPHTYIVDNAGGHLMQHGMVDMVIVGTDRTTRRGDVCNKIGTYLKALAARDNGVPFYVALPSPTIDWTVDDGVAGIPIEERDPMEVSHVQGALADGTIGHAQVSPNGSPCGNPAFDVTPNRLVTGLITERGVCEATPEALAAMFPDLSKIEKIA
- the mtnK gene encoding S-methyl-5-thioribose kinase — its product is MSQNSGYLALSVDSLGARLSNIDAITRRIGADPAEWSIKEVGDGNLNLVFVVESQRETIIVKQALPYVRLVGDSWPLPLSRAYFEHEALTRQSQRDPGTVPQIYYFDRDQALIVMEYLQPHTILREKFIRGEKVAGLGETMGRYCARTAFRGSELSMKSSDKKADVAIFAGNVEVPAITEALIFTDPYYDAEMNHHTAGLDPVVGKLRADAELKRCVQAMLMRFASNTETLLHGDLHSGSIMSTDRESRMIDPEFAQYGPMGFDIGMLTANYLMAYFSQPGHRQVAELESYQDWILSIISQTFAAFTTEFGQLWKTERTGMLYPACLFEDQGHSSEPACEAVLADIWRDALSFCGIEMHRRVLSLAHNADFERIGDTAVRAQLEARNLMMGAELILQPGGVPDTAALVALARTYDKETFL
- a CDS encoding sugar-binding transcriptional regulator, with the translated sequence MTSQFSISVEDAPEIRSRGAAELRAGRQEEAILDATWCYYHEGLNQNQIADKLGLSRASVVNYLAEARRRDYVRISLDPDIFRSHQQARALVNKFGLKDASVVPAAGQRTIERVARMTADWLPRLLQPGDRLGVAWGETIFRVCEAAAPQVLEDLTVVQLVGSRPAAMGFAAETCSATLAQRFGAHCINLHVPLLVSDADLAARLRSEPVIAEQLQAVAACNKVLFACGTCNADSHIVQTGILSAAALQTYVAKGAAGVICGRLIDSNGRHMPTENEDRMLGVSLEQMQGKDMALLASAGIDRVHAVLAALQGGFVTHLAICSDTARHLLEADA
- a CDS encoding cbb3-type cytochrome c oxidase subunit I codes for the protein MANSLDAERMGGTLNWEPEDVISQMSLRTLLFSNDYRHIAIKGMLTSIVMLGLGGLMAILFRTELALPDLQFFDARPYMSLLTLHGMLMVFGFAIPLVISLMYYMMPRVLGTETLLWARGAQWSYWLLIAAAVLLIISRPDFTWTFYPPMSLRVGGNLVWMGYIAILLVAISEFLAGAVLLRNGLAAKGRWKKMPLMGWAALSEGLLLTISTPVLGLVAVYLFTDWMQYTAMFDPARGGNIMSFMFLFWFYGHPAVYLPLVPAIALLYTLLPRMLGRPMWSYWSAVVAFLLLTLLSFVVFPHHFQPAATVTTMIGRTTQILTLLIFIPSTLHVFNWIATLWSAPIAASAKRSVPFKFMIASIIFLIIGGVTGYVNAQVAVDSDFIHNTYWVPAHFHAMFVGFVANMAMAGMYFLYPYFTGRMFSQGMANTHFWMWQIGIFTKVMMMYVLGYAYFPRWVVDYLDLPQWSMPQMMLTGGAYLIGLGFIVFVFNIIWSAKRGRIVTGDAWPVIHETPTGPAVAAPAE